The Pseudomonas fragi DNA window GACGCTCGCCCGGCACTTTTCGCTCGCCAAAAAACACCGCTTCCAACGCCGGAATACCCATCTGCTGATAGCGCTGAATATTACGAAACTCGCGGGCAAAGGTCGGCTCGCCCAGCGGGCTGTGCAACGTGCGGGTCAGGTAGTTGCTCTGGCGCTTGAGGTAAAACCCCCGGCCTTCGAGGTCCATGCGAAACACGCTGCTCCAGCCACCACCACTGGTGTTGGGCTCGTCCACCGCTTCCAGCTGCACGGCCCACAGCGCATCGAAGTCAGCCAGGCCATTGCGCTCAAGCAATGCCCGGTCAGCTTCGGCGATAAAATCAGTCATTCCCGGCCCTCAAAAAAACGCACGATATGACGGACACGTTCCTTGTCCGCCGCATTGAGCGTCGTGCGCCCGGTGTATTGGAAATAGAAACGCAAACGCTGGGTCCAGGACAAATGGTACTTGGCCACTTTGTCGAGGCACGCCAGGTCTTTGGTGATGCGGTATTTAAGCCAGAAACCGCGCCAGAAGTCGCCGTTGGGGCAGTCGATCAAGAACAGCCTGGACTGGTCGTCGATCAGCAAATTGCGCCACTTCAGGTCGTTATGGGTAAAGCGGTGGTCATGCATGGTCTTGGTGTAGCGCGCCAGTTGGCGGCTCACGCAATCGACCCAGGCACGGTCCTTGAGCAGCGGATCATGGTTGTCTGCCAGCTCCGACAGGTCGCGGGTGTTGGGCAGTTCGCGGGTGATCATGGCGCCACGGGAATAGGCAAAGCCACTGCGCTCAAGGCCCCAGGCCACCACTTCGGCCGTGGGGATGCCCCACTTGGCGAAGCGCTTGAGGTTCTGCCATTCGGACTTTACCCGCGGGCGGCCCAGGTAACGACGCAAGCCCTTGCCCGCGCCGGTGTAGCGCTTGACGTAATAATTCACACCATCGCGCTGCACGCGGATCACTTCCGACAGCGGGTCACGGGTCAGGTGTTCACCCTGCAGGGCAAACACCGCTTCCAAACTGCCAAAATCAGACGCCAATGCACTGTAAGCAGGATCCAGATTCCAACCCGCCATTACAATGCATCCCCATAACGCTGTTTGCGTTCGTAGAGTTTGCTCGCCTTGCCTTCGAGCCACGCCAGCAGGCGGGCTTCTTCACGCAGGATCTGGCGCAGGGGCATCTGGAAGTAACCGCGCAAAAAGCGCAGTTTGTCCCGCTGGGTCAGGCCGATATCCAGTGCCGAAAAGTACAGCGCCGCCAGGTCCTTGTTGCGCCAGCGTTTGCTGATCACGGCCCGGGTCTGGGCGCGGTGCAGGTCGATCACCGACAGACGAAAGTTGTCCGCAGTCACCGGTTTGTCGGTGTGCAGCAAGAAATGGCAGATATAGCAGTCGCGGTGGTTGACCCCGGCGCGGTGCATCATGCCGGTCATGCGCGCCACTTCGGCGATCAGTGCATGCTTGAGCCTGGGCTGCGGTGGCTGTTTGACCCAGTTGAGGCTGAAGTCTTCAAGGCTGACCGTAGGCGCCAGTTCTTCAGTGATGATGAACGAGTGCTGCGCCGCCGGGTTGCTGCCCTTTTCGCCGTAGGCCACAGCGGTCATGGTCGGCACCCCGACTTCGTGCAGACGCTTGATCGCCCGCCACTCCTGGCCCGCACCGAGTACTGGCAGCTTGGCAGTCAGCAGGTTCTTGAACACTTCACCCCAGCCGATACCACGGTGGATTTTCACAAAGAAACCGCGCCCGTCGACTTCGGTACGCAAGGTACGCCGGCCTTCCAGTTCGCGGTAAACCTCGCCTTCCAGGCGCTCGACTTCGGCGAACGCATCGCGCCCGGCCCACAAGCTCTTGAACGGTTCGGCAAGAATCAGTTTCATCAGTGTTGCTCCGCCAGAATCACATCCGCAGCGTGCTGCGGCATGCTGTAGAGGTCGGCCGTCTGCGCGTAGGCCAGGCCGTTTTGGCTCCAGGCCGCGCGCGCAGTGTCGTCGGACAACATGTGTGTCAGGTATTCATTGAGTTGCGCCTGCTCGAACGGTTCGTCCAGTACGCGGCCGCAATCGGCGTCGCTGATGTAGTGGGCGTAGCCGCAAACAGCGCTGACCAGCACCGGCAAACCTGCAACCAGTGCTTCAAGCAGTACGGTGCCGGTGTTTTCGTTGTAGGCCGGATGAATCAGCAAGTCGGCGCCCAGCAGGAAGCGCGGAATATCACTTCGCCCCTTGAGGAACTGCACATGGTCACCCAAGCCCAAAGTGGCACTCTGCAATTGAAAGACTTTGGGGTCGTCCTGGCCGATTACAAACAGTTTGGTGCGTTTTTTAAGCTCACCCGGCAAGGCCGCCAGCGCTTTGAGGCTGCGATCCACGCCCTTGGTCTTGAAGCCCGAGCCGATCTGCACCAGCAGCAAATCGTCGTCGGCCAGATTGAATTCACGGCGGAACTCGGCGCGGATCTCGGCCGCATTGGCCGGCGCGCGGCGGTCCAGGGCAATGCCCGGCGGCAGCAGGTGGAAGCGCTCCAGCGGGGTGTCGTAATGTTTGATAAACAGCGGCTGCTGGACTTCGGAAATCATCAGGATTTCAGTCTTGGCATCCTTGGCGAACACCGCGCGCTCGTACTCGGCAAAGTGCTTGTAGCGTTTGAAGAAGCGATAAAACGAGTGACGCAGGTTTTGCGCCTTGTCTTCAAAGCAACCGTCGGCCGCGTAGTACACGTCCAGGCCGGGCATCTTGTTGAAGCCGATCAGGCGGTCCACAGGGCGCTTGGCCAGGTCGGCCTGCATCCAGGCAAGCATTTTTTCGTTGCGGGTGTGGTTATGGAACGCCTTGACCGGCGCCACCAGCACTTCAAAGCCGGGGGGAATATCGCCTTCCCAGATCATGGTGTAGACGCGGATTTGATGGCCGCGCTTTTGGCATTCCAGCGCAATGCGCATGAAATCCCGTTGCAGCCCGCCAAACGGAAAGTATTTGTACAGCACAAAAGCCAGTTGCATCAGCGCAGTTCCTCAGCCAGTAACAACGTGCTTAATCGACTCGCGACACGCTCAGGGTTCAAACGGGTGAAGCACAGGGGCCACTCGTTTTTCAGGTCAAACCGCTGCTGGTCCTGGGCAGTCGGAGTGTAGGTGCATTTTTTCTGCAGGCACGGCGCGCACGGAAAATCACTGGCCAGGTGAATTTGCACCTTGCCATAGGCGCCGGTCAGGCCCGGGTTGGTCGGGCCAAACAGAGAGATGGTCGGCACATCCAGTGCGGCGGCCAAATGCCCGAGCCCGGTATCGACTGCCACGCAGGCACTGGCACTGGCCAGTACCTTGGCGACACCGGCCAGATTCAATTTGGGCAGTACCACGGCATTATTCAAGCCATTGGCAATGCGTTCGGCCCGGGCCTTTTCGGCCGGGTTGCCCCACGGCAGGCGCACTTCGACACCCAGATGGCCCATGCGCTGGGCCAGATCGCGCCAGTAGACTTCAGGCCAGTGCTTGGTGTCCCAGGTGGTGCCGTGCAAAAACAGCACGAAGGGCTTTGTGCGCGGCAGTTCCACCAGCCTTTCAACATCCAGGCCGTAATCGCCCAGCCCTTTGGGCAGGTCGTAGCCCAGCGCAACGGCAAACAGCTGGCGCAGACGCTCGACCGCATGCTGCCCACGGGCCACCGCCAGGCGCCGCTGATAAAAACGGCTGGCCAAGGGTTCACGGGCAGAGTCTTTATCCAGGCCGGCTACCGGGGCTTTTACATAACGGGTCAGCCAGGCACTTTTGACCAGGCCCTGGGCGTCGATCACCAGATCGTATTTTTCCGCGCGCAGGCTTTGCTTGAAACGGCTCCACTCGCCACTTTTGAGGGTTTGCCAGATATTTTTGCGCCAGCGGCGGATCGCCACAGGAATGACTTTACCCACCGCCGGGTGCCAGGTCGGGATTTCGGCAAAGCCCTCCTCCACAACCCAGTCAAAGGTGATACCCGGAATCGCCCGCGCCGCATCGGTCAGCGCCGGCAAGGCATGGATCACATCGCCCAGGGATGAGGTTTTGACCAACAGAACTCGCACCTAGTTGACCTCGACCGGTGAACCCTGCAAGCGCTGCAAGGCTTCCACCACCAAGTGCGGCATCAGCTCGCGCAGGCAGTTGTAGTGGCCAAAACGGCAGGTGCGGTCAAAGCAGGGGCTGCAA harbors:
- a CDS encoding lipopolysaccharide kinase InaA family protein, encoding MAGWNLDPAYSALASDFGSLEAVFALQGEHLTRDPLSEVIRVQRDGVNYYVKRYTGAGKGLRRYLGRPRVKSEWQNLKRFAKWGIPTAEVVAWGLERSGFAYSRGAMITRELPNTRDLSELADNHDPLLKDRAWVDCVSRQLARYTKTMHDHRFTHNDLKWRNLLIDDQSRLFLIDCPNGDFWRGFWLKYRITKDLACLDKVAKYHLSWTQRLRFYFQYTGRTTLNAADKERVRHIVRFFEGRE
- the rfaP gene encoding lipopolysaccharide core heptose(I) kinase RfaP, which codes for MKLILAEPFKSLWAGRDAFAEVERLEGEVYRELEGRRTLRTEVDGRGFFVKIHRGIGWGEVFKNLLTAKLPVLGAGQEWRAIKRLHEVGVPTMTAVAYGEKGSNPAAQHSFIITEELAPTVSLEDFSLNWVKQPPQPRLKHALIAEVARMTGMMHRAGVNHRDCYICHFLLHTDKPVTADNFRLSVIDLHRAQTRAVISKRWRNKDLAALYFSALDIGLTQRDKLRFLRGYFQMPLRQILREEARLLAWLEGKASKLYERKQRYGDAL
- a CDS encoding glycosyltransferase family 4 protein, coding for MQLAFVLYKYFPFGGLQRDFMRIALECQKRGHQIRVYTMIWEGDIPPGFEVLVAPVKAFHNHTRNEKMLAWMQADLAKRPVDRLIGFNKMPGLDVYYAADGCFEDKAQNLRHSFYRFFKRYKHFAEYERAVFAKDAKTEILMISEVQQPLFIKHYDTPLERFHLLPPGIALDRRAPANAAEIRAEFRREFNLADDDLLLVQIGSGFKTKGVDRSLKALAALPGELKKRTKLFVIGQDDPKVFQLQSATLGLGDHVQFLKGRSDIPRFLLGADLLIHPAYNENTGTVLLEALVAGLPVLVSAVCGYAHYISDADCGRVLDEPFEQAQLNEYLTHMLSDDTARAAWSQNGLAYAQTADLYSMPQHAADVILAEQH
- the waaC gene encoding lipopolysaccharide heptosyltransferase I; this translates as MRVLLVKTSSLGDVIHALPALTDAARAIPGITFDWVVEEGFAEIPTWHPAVGKVIPVAIRRWRKNIWQTLKSGEWSRFKQSLRAEKYDLVIDAQGLVKSAWLTRYVKAPVAGLDKDSAREPLASRFYQRRLAVARGQHAVERLRQLFAVALGYDLPKGLGDYGLDVERLVELPRTKPFVLFLHGTTWDTKHWPEVYWRDLAQRMGHLGVEVRLPWGNPAEKARAERIANGLNNAVVLPKLNLAGVAKVLASASACVAVDTGLGHLAAALDVPTISLFGPTNPGLTGAYGKVQIHLASDFPCAPCLQKKCTYTPTAQDQQRFDLKNEWPLCFTRLNPERVASRLSTLLLAEELR